The Felis catus isolate Fca126 chromosome C2, F.catus_Fca126_mat1.0, whole genome shotgun sequence genomic sequence AGTCCCATCTCCTTGTTCCTCCCCCAACAAGTAGATTCTATTTCACCTTCTCCCCGTCCTCCGACATGGGCCTTTGTGAATCCTTGTGATGGAGTGTGTGGAGAAAGCGATGCGGCATGACGATGGGGCCCAGATCAGAAGAAACGCTAAAGCTTTGGCCTAACTCTCTTTTCTGGGATTCTTGCTCTCAGAACTGGCCGCCATGTTGAAGTCCTGGCCACGTGAAGAGGCCACATGTGGGTATCCCAGATGCCAGCGAGCATCCAGTGGCACTGAGTCAATGACTGAGCCTTCAGACAATCACCGTCCCCAGATGTCCCATCTCCCTCACGCACGTGCAGCAGAGGCGTCCCAGTCTTGTTGTGCTTTGTCCAAAGTCTTGGGCCACAGAACCCAAGGGCAGAATAACGGCTGTTTTAGCCACTAAGTATTAGGGTAATTTGTCACAAAGTAATTGATAAGCAGAAGACGGAGCAGAGCTTTTGGAATAATATATGAATGTGTGAATGGGTCTTGTTAAGTGGTCACATTTTCTGAATATAGAATGagttgaactttaaaaaatatttatgaaaccacttaaaatatttattatttagataTCTATTAAGCCATCTTAGTACACCATTAAAccatttaaatactttttaaaccaCTGCCATGATTTTTATTCTGACACTGCTGCCATATTTTTATATCAAGCTCATCATTATTcaattaatacttttatttattgtaactcactttttaaataaaaaagcttgCTTAAGCCTCAACCTATGTAATGATATCCATAAAATTATGGCTTGGATAGTCCAgctgtattttattaaaacatttaaaaataaatatgtgacaattaaaagtaaaaaatatttatccatttattaccTAAAATGATCTTTCATTCCACAGTTACCGCACATCTCACTTTGGAAATATGGGTCCTACCCTCTGGAAAACAACTGTATATCAAACTGACAATAATAGTgccttccaggggcacctgggtggctcggtcagtgaagcatctatctgcctcttggttttggctcaggtcatgatctcaccgtttgtgagtttgagccccacgttgagctctttgacagtgtggaatctgcttggaattctttcctcctctctctctgcccctctcctgctctctctctctctctctctctctcaaaattaataaacttaaaaaaatgtctgaaaaaataATGCTTTCCAAACCTGTAGTGTTTGGggtaccatttctttttttttttttaaatttttttttcaacgtttatttattttttgcgacagagagggacagagcatgaacgggggaggggcagagagagagggagacacagaatcggaaacaggctccaagctccaagccatcagcccagagcctgacgcggcccAGACccagaactcacggaccgcgagatcgtgacctggctgaagtcggacgcttaaccgactgcgccacccaggcgcccctggggtacCATTTCTTAGGGACCAGCCTATGTTAAGGAGACAGAGCAATATAATTGACATTTCTTGGAGGAAATTTTTATAGCCTGCATACAATCTAGCTGTGTTTAAGGATTCTTGCAGTTTTTTTTATCTGGTCTTTATAGAAAATGGCTCTAAAAATCCAAATATGACTTGTTTAATGCTCAGTTTGTGTAAAGATTTTTCCTAGAATTGCAGGGACAGAGACATATCTGTACCTTTGGGGGCTCTGAGCTGGGGCTCAGGActggcttctgttttgtttctttttttctttttttataattctttcaaaTGGAAAGTGTTTGAAACTTGGTGTCTTATTCTGAGTCCCCCCGAAAGCAGAGCGTTTGGAGACAGTTCGTTTGGGAATTTTATTCCAGGGAATGTGGACCAGGGGAGTGGCACAGAGGAGGGGAGACCACCCCAAAAAGTGTTAAGTTGGCCATCGTGGTGAGCAGCGCGTGCACAATTCTGTGGGGCTTCTTGGAATAATTTCGCACCTGTCTACCTGAGGGACAAAGGATGGAGACACTTGCCCATTGGTTTGCATTTCCCATTGGCCAAACATGGGCCCGCTTCTAGGGGTCTGTATATGCATGCATAGTAAATTAGCATAGGCTTCCCTTGCCATGACATCAGAGATGACCTGGGACAAGAAGCAGGAGGAGGCGAGTGGCCCCAACGTTAAGAAGCCACGTCTGGGTGCATCTCTGTGGGGGTAGCTTCAGCCTGCACAAAGTGGGTACAGTAAGAAATGGAATGATGTGATTTTGAACTAGTGCACATGAGTATCTGATACACTTGACAAAGGTACCCCCTCTCTGGGATTTAGTTTCTCATCCGTCAGAGGACACACTTGGATTTGAGGACTTTGAGAGGCAGTTCTGATAGTCTAATTACTAGCCTGAGATCGTGCTGGCCTAACGCTACACTCCTAATCCTCTGAACGGCCAGATGAGACCAGGGAAGGAGCGTTGTGTTGTAAGTGTAGAAACACAGGTGTTGGGGAGGGTCATTGAAAAGACAGATGTGACCACCAAGGgacccaggagctcctgggccCAGGACTTGGGCACTCAGAGGCTCCTCAACTCCTCCCCTGTCCTTTGATGTGAACTTCACCGTCCTTTCCCGCTCCCAGAGGCTGCttcaaggacacagccttgagataATGATATGGTGTTGAGAACACCTGCACGATGTATGTGACTGAAGCCAGTTAAGGCTTCTTTATCAACTTCTAAGATTTGGCGAGTGGGTACAGGGATCCCTTGGCCTTGCCGCCACCCAAGAGAAGCCTCGTATATAAGTTGCCTTTGCTCATCAAAACTTGTCACCTACTGGCCtagagtggcctgcctctttctttggtctgcATTGGGAGGCAAGTTTGGGAAGCTTTGTGAGATTTGCCAACCAAAAACAGGTCAGCGGGGTGATGCTAAGACCAGACCTACCTTATACTTCGGTCTCTGATATAGCTCCTGGCACCCTGACCCTGCTGGATGCCTCGTAGGCTCTGATTAATTCTGCATCAGGGAAGGATAATACGTCTTGAATGACTTGGAGTCTTCTCTCTCAGGCCCTCTACATAAACATTACTCAGGTCTGATCACAGCTGCGTTTACCTCTTATACTTGAAAGACTGGGACTGGCACCATGCCAGCTACACACGGACTTTCCCATATGACAGTTTGTTATGGCCTCTAACTTGGGATTCTACTCATTTCTGTtgacagcaccttgatcttgatcCCTGGTGAAGGCACACATGAAAAATTACATGAGTTTACAAACAGGcatcaagagaaagagaatagtgGTTTAATTTAggatttctcagccttgacacTATCCTCGGAGGGTTTATTTTTATAGAAGTCATGTAGCTGGCAACTGGTATTTTCAAGTTCTGAAAACAGCAACTATTTTGCTGGATTTTGTTTGTGTCTTTCACCTTCTGCTTTCTGCCCTATGGTTCCCTCCAGCCCCAAAGACTCCCAACCTTCTTATGATTAATGCTTTTGAAAagagtttggaaaataaatttcagttcaGTTTTGTGGTGCAAATCACTGAGCCTTTGGGGGTTTGTAATGTCTTGGTTAATAAGGATTCTGGAGATCCAACCCAGAGGTCTGTGTGAAgtgggaaagaaaaggcagaacaaTTCAGGCAagatgtatttaatttttgaaacaacCATTATGTTCTGTGCTTaaatttttgagtttcttttttatatttcttcagaGATAATGAATAGCTTCAATTTGAGAGTGTGAGCATCCCGGAAAAATACAGAACGACAAAAAcctcattttgtatttattcatttttcaacaaGTTCACCCTTCTTCCATTTGATGAGACTAAGTGGGTTCTTTGAATTGGCGTTGACCAACTTTGTGATGAATAATATCCTTCTTGCATATCAAACGTTCAGCCTCCCACACATGCCTAATTCATTTTACTCTCAAACGCTTGGCCATGTAAGTGATTGCCGTGATTCAGTTTTGAATGAAAGAATCGCTCAGTTGCAGCCTGTGATAATTATTGCATAAGGCTTAGATTGTTCTTTACAAACGAGAGCAAATTATCTGGCAGTGACGAAGATAATGGGTAGGAGTACTTTAATCTTTCCTCATACCTCCCTCCCTGCATACTCTGCAGACATGATAATAATCTTCATAAGGCTTTTTGTGGAGTTGAAGCTTCGTGTTGCCCATAACTATGTAGTGATAGCTGCTCACCAGATCACTCTTACATTCCAATGGAGGGATGATTTGTTGATTGCAGTTAACCAAATCACAGAATTGTGTGGAGTTTCTTCAAGCTGCAGGTGGTTGTCATTGTGAGTTTCTTCACTTTTGCAACTTACAGGCATTTCAAAGGATGCGGCTAAATGCTTGCATCTAAAAATAGAATGCACAGGAGTATTAGTAGCTTTCCTCCCTCTACCTTCAATAGTGTAAGGCACCAGCCTTATCTGTTTTCCAGAGAGCCTGCCTGCCATGGTACAGGTGTTAAATAGGAAGCAATCTGTTGGAGTAGATCCCGTGGATTTaattactaagtgaaataattgcTTTGGTGTACTTTGTGGCTATGAGAAGACAACTTACGAAATGTCATTTTAAAGTGATTTCAGATGATTTCAGAGTCTGTGAGTCCTGTTTTCTTCAGAAAGGTCTTGCCACTTACACCTGCAAGCTCGATTCACTTCTCTGCTGTTGTTGAACAATTAGTTGTGTGCCATTGCCACCGTTAACAGATAATTGTAATTTCAAATTGTAGCTGCAAGCTATTGATGGCTGTCTCTTCCTGCTTTGTAGTGACCTTGCATTTCTTTCTAATGAAGCAAAAATTGTCAAAGCTATATAAATGAAATGACGTGAAATGCAAAGAGAACACTGCTTGCAACTtactatttaaaagttttatttgttttttgttattgatgaAAGTGGAAGAGAAATGAGGACTACATTCTTTGTAGTATCATTAATGGAATGCTGATTGAATGATTCTTTCTAGAACTTTTTGCTGAAACTTTAATGAAGGCATCTCATTGTGTCTAAATAGACCCAGTGCAGGTTGATATCTCCTGGCTCTGTCTTATTTGAATGTCCACTTAGTGACATATGAAGTGCATGATTTTGGTGAGCCATGCAACCTGCCTCAACTTTAACTCCTTCACACGGCATGATATCTTACTCCGGAGCGTTTCTGGAAGCATTTAATATGATGGAGAATGGAAAGCCTCTAACCAACGCCTGAAAGAAGGTCTTGTGCCCCCcaaaatgttcatttccttttctcttgaagCTGAGGGAAGATATTTTCTAACACTCTTTTATGTGCCATTTTCAACTTTCAGTGGAAAGAAGAATCAAGACAGAGTAGTGAGTTATAAAAATCTCTACCATCTCAGAATTGTGGCTGTGGGAAACGCAAACGTCTGTGTGACTTTACTACTGACTCTACTTTTGGCTTCTGATTCATTTGCATGATTAAGTACTTTTCCATAGCAGGCAGTGAATTCATAGCTGGTAGAAGCCTGTAAACTGCTCATCCatttaaaacaagcaaaccagCCTCAGTGACCAGGGACTCTGACCTTCAAACGCTAACTGGGACATTCCCCACGGTGGGAAGACCATAGTTACAACATTGTGGAAGGTAGTCATCTCGTTaatttctccctctgcctgaGAACACTCTGACAGTCCCGGAGGGAGAGACGGTCTGATCCCTGGGAATTACAATACAGCCTACAGCACAGCATCGTCTTGTTTGGGTGTGTTACTAGCCTCCAATTAGAAACTTGGGGAGCTTGCTAAGTGGCTTTAGTGGAATGAATGGAGACGAATGAAGCATTCTGCAAAGGGACTTCCAGTGAGTTCTAACACAAAGCTGTTTGTTTTGTGGATGTTTAAAACATAGTCTATCGGTAGCCCTCAAAGATATGTAAATCCACGATTGTCCTTCTCTCCTACCCCAAGGAAGCCAGTTTACAGAATGAGTCAGATCTTACGGCTGTTTTGATATAGAAATATCACTGGCCACGTAAGCTGTGTTACAGTGACTTATTTTGCTAGAAGTAAAATGGTTTTAAACAGGTGCATGGAGAGGATGGGTCATTTAGGTGTACAGAATTGACTATCTTGTAGTGAGATGAGATCAAGGGGAGTGATATCCTTATATGGTTTCCCcaggaataaaaagcataattaaatattatagcACACTGTTTACACATTCGCTTATTACCAAATATTGATTAAGTTCCTGCTTTCTCCCATGGGCTCCTCCCCTTATCTCTCATGTAGACAATCCCTTCAAGAGCCTTGGCTTGTCCATGATAAAAACGCATGCTATCTCTAAGTGtttgtgtgaaaataaatatcttttgaatatATTGAGCATCTTGGGAGAAAGACACTGTACCCttttaaattaacattataataattttaaaatttaactaagctggagcgcctgggtggctcagtcggttgagtgtccgactttggctcaggtcatgatctcacagtccatgagtttgagccccgcgtcgggctctgtgctgacagctcggagcctggagcctgcttcggattctgtgtctccctctctctctgcccctccccgactcatgctctgtctctctctctgtcaaaaataaataaacattaagaaatttttttaaaaatttaactaagCCTATTCCACTGGCATATTAATGAGTCTTATGAGTCACTCTTATCCATTAttattagattaaaaattttAGGAATAAAGCTCATCAGTTTATTTAGAAAGGGACTTGGCTACAAATGCAGTCACTTAATTAGCTTCTAATTTGCTTTGCTGCTTGAACATAAAGGGTTCTACTCTTCCTGAATGTGTCTTGCTCCGGTCGCTTGATTAATTTTCTGAGCCAGCTCAGACTCCAAACATAAGTCCTTGTGTCCTTTTTCCTGACAGGCCTTGTCATTGTCATCTTGAAGCATATTCAGGGAGGCTCCTTGTCCATTGGAAGCCCCGTTAGCTATGGAAGAGTGGCTGATTAAGTTATGCTTAAAACGTATTAAGTGCCAACAACAACTGGGCAGGGTGTGGGTTCGTAATGAGTCCTAGTCagaagggagagagtgtgtgatgGTAGGCTGGTGGCGTGTTTGGTGTCACTGTCAGATCGACACTCATTGTATCCAAGCAAGATGAAGGAGGGACCAAATGTGGGCTGGGGTGACAGAGAGCTTTGAAGCTGTCAGGTAACCTTCTTAATCCTGGGACTAAGTACAGTTCAGAAGCCTTATGATTTAGTTACCAAACTACTAAAGTATCTTTATGAGGATGAAGGCTTCTCGAGAGACAATTAACCTAGGGATTCACAAGATGTTCTAAGGCACGCTGGCCTGGGCCAAAGAAGCCAGGAAGACCAGGGCGGGAGCCCCACCCACCAGCAAGGATATATAAAAGCCCGGGAGCCTGGAGGGACATTCACAATTCAGAAGCTTGCTTCAGCGAGTTACCCACAGCTCTCTGTCTGGCACCATGTCCTACAACTGTTTCACCAGAAACTGCTCTTCCAGGCCAATTGGAGGACACTGCGCTGTCCCAGTGGCCCCGGTTGCCACGGCTTCTACTCAGGATGCCGACTGCCTGAGCGGCATCTATTTGCCCAGTTCCTTCCAAactggctcctggctcctggaCCACTGTCAGGGGACCACCTGTGAGCCCACTGTTTGCCAGCCAACCTGTCACCAGCAAAATCCTTGCATCTCCAGCCTTGGACAGGTGACCTGCTCTCGACAGACCACGTGTGTCTCTAATCCTTGCTCGACCACCTACAGCCGGCCACTCACCTTTGTCTCCAGTGGCTGTCAGCCCCTGGGTGGCATCTCTAATGTGTGCCAGCCAGTGGGAGGAGTCTCCACTGTCTGCCAACCAGCCTGCGGGGGCTCCAGGACGTACCAGCGGTCCTGCATGTCCAGCTGTCGAAGAACTTGCTAAGTGTGTAGGAGCCAGTGAGCGAATCAAGACTCCAGGACCTGCCAGCTGTGTTTCCAGGCTCGTCCAGGATGCTGCCTGTCCCTGAACAACTCTTCATTGCTGATCCCTCTTCTGACTGCCTCACTGCTTGGCTGCTAGCTCTGAATAAGCTGCCTTTGGCAATCTATGAGTTTTCTGGCTAGCACCAAGCTTATTTTAAGGGTTGATCACTGGTGGCGCATATGCGTCTGG encodes the following:
- the KRTAP11-1 gene encoding keratin-associated protein 11-1 → MSYNCFTRNCSSRPIGGHCAVPVAPVATASTQDADCLSGIYLPSSFQTGSWLLDHCQGTTCEPTVCQPTCHQQNPCISSLGQVTCSRQTTCVSNPCSTTYSRPLTFVSSGCQPLGGISNVCQPVGGVSTVCQPACGGSRTYQRSCMSSCRRTC